One Streptomyces mobaraensis NBRC 13819 = DSM 40847 DNA segment encodes these proteins:
- a CDS encoding SCO6745 family protein encodes MTIPSSLLSAGRRCQRVLEGIHVFTYFTPETAREFAAFGVEDGHARYFAERAGAMGRVGAGAVTAAFHVFKHELVARHVPVAWERVTPEEAVTARLRACDAALRRIFGDEAVASPEIAEAAELALRAAEAGERASRPLYAAQADQPVPDAPHLALWHAATMLREHRGGGHLAALAGAGLDPVEALVSHAAGREGSALSRRLLRTRGWSAEELEGGARRLRERGLFTADGTLTPAGAALRRDVEEATDRLDAGPWEHLGPEGTERLTELAEGLAARIAAAGGSPTGAPRATGGSAES; translated from the coding sequence ATGACCATTCCTTCCTCTCTTCTTTCCGCCGGCCGCCGTTGTCAGCGTGTCCTCGAAGGCATACACGTCTTCACGTACTTCACTCCCGAGACCGCCCGGGAGTTCGCCGCGTTCGGGGTGGAGGACGGCCACGCCCGGTACTTCGCCGAGCGGGCCGGCGCCATGGGACGGGTCGGCGCGGGTGCGGTGACGGCGGCGTTCCACGTGTTCAAGCACGAGCTGGTGGCCCGTCATGTCCCCGTGGCGTGGGAGCGGGTGACGCCGGAGGAGGCGGTGACCGCGCGGCTGCGGGCCTGCGACGCGGCCCTGCGCCGGATATTCGGGGACGAGGCCGTCGCCTCGCCGGAGATCGCCGAGGCCGCGGAGCTCGCGCTGCGCGCGGCGGAGGCGGGCGAGCGCGCGTCGCGGCCGCTGTACGCCGCCCAGGCGGACCAGCCCGTCCCCGACGCCCCGCACTTGGCCCTGTGGCACGCGGCGACCATGCTCCGCGAGCACCGCGGCGGCGGTCACCTGGCGGCGCTGGCCGGCGCCGGGCTGGACCCCGTCGAGGCGCTGGTCAGCCATGCGGCCGGGCGGGAGGGCAGTGCACTGTCCCGGCGGCTGCTGCGCACCCGCGGGTGGAGCGCGGAGGAGCTGGAGGGGGGCGCGCGGCGGCTGCGCGAGCGCGGACTGTTCACCGCCGACGGGACGCTCACCCCGGCGGGCGCGGCGCTGCGCCGGGACGTGGAGGAGGCCACCGACCGGCTGGACGCCGGGCCGTGGGAGCACCTGGGCCCGGAGGGGACAGAGCGGCTGACGGAGCTGGCCGAGGGCCTGGCCGCCCGGATCGCCGCCGCCGGAGGGTCCCCCACGGGCGCCCCGCGCGCGACGGGCGGCTCCGCCGAGAGCTGA
- the galE gene encoding UDP-glucose 4-epimerase GalE, whose protein sequence is MTWLITGGAGYIGAHVARAMTEAGERVAVLDDLSSGDAARLPDGVPLVRGSVLDRETVDRALKEHGVTGVVHLAAKKQVGESVERPLLYYRENVHGLTVLLEAVVAAGVRSFVFSSSAAVYGMPDVDLVTEATPCLPINPYGETKLAGEWLVRAVGAAHGLSTACLRYFNVAGAARPELADTGVFNIIPMMFDRITRGERPRIFGDDYATPDGTCVRDYIHIEDLATAHLAAARRLAERPEAGDLTLNVGTGHGVSVREMAQLVGEVTGRPDLTPETGPRRPGDPARVVAANDLITRTLGWSPRHDVRSMVVSAWEGWRLRHPDASAD, encoded by the coding sequence ATGACGTGGCTGATCACAGGTGGGGCCGGGTACATCGGGGCCCATGTGGCGCGGGCGATGACGGAGGCCGGCGAGCGGGTGGCCGTCCTGGACGACCTGTCCAGCGGTGACGCGGCGCGGCTGCCCGACGGCGTCCCCCTGGTGCGCGGCTCGGTCCTGGACCGGGAGACCGTGGACCGGGCGCTGAAGGAGCACGGGGTGACCGGTGTGGTGCACCTCGCGGCCAAGAAGCAGGTCGGGGAGTCGGTCGAGCGGCCGCTGCTGTACTACCGGGAGAACGTGCACGGGCTGACCGTGCTGCTGGAGGCCGTCGTCGCGGCCGGCGTGCGGAGCTTCGTCTTCTCCTCCTCCGCGGCCGTCTACGGGATGCCGGACGTCGATCTCGTCACCGAGGCGACGCCGTGCCTGCCGATCAACCCCTACGGGGAGACCAAGCTGGCCGGCGAGTGGCTGGTCCGGGCGGTGGGCGCGGCGCACGGGCTGTCCACCGCCTGCCTGCGCTACTTCAACGTGGCGGGCGCGGCCCGGCCGGAGCTGGCGGACACCGGTGTGTTCAACATCATCCCGATGATGTTCGACCGGATCACCCGGGGCGAGCGCCCGCGGATCTTCGGGGACGACTACGCCACCCCGGACGGCACCTGCGTCCGCGACTACATCCACATCGAGGACCTGGCCACCGCGCACCTGGCCGCGGCCCGCCGGCTGGCGGAGCGCCCGGAGGCGGGCGACCTGACGCTGAACGTGGGCACCGGGCACGGGGTGTCCGTGCGCGAGATGGCCCAGCTGGTCGGGGAGGTCACCGGCCGCCCGGACCTGACGCCCGAGACGGGCCCGCGCCGGCCGGGCGACCCGGCCCGGGTCGTCGCCGCCAACGACCTGATCACCCGGACCCTCGGCTGGAGCCCGCGCCACGACGTGCGGAGCATGGTCGTCTCGGCCTGGGAGGGCTGGCGGCTGCGGCACCCGGACGCGTCCGCCGACTGA
- the idi gene encoding isopentenyl-diphosphate Delta-isomerase, translating to MPITSAEGRSADSAAAPASPEAAEPIMLELVDEDGRTIGTAEKVSAHLAPGRLHRAFSVFLFDAQGRLLLQRRALGKYHSPGVWSNTCCGHPYPGELPFVAAARRTAEELGLAPELLREAGTVRYNHPDPLSGLVEQEYNHLFVGTVRATPEPDPEEVEEYAYVTPAELEKLMSEVTFSAWFMTVLDTARPAVREVIGAGAGW from the coding sequence ATGCCGATCACATCAGCCGAGGGCCGCTCCGCCGATTCCGCCGCGGCCCCCGCCTCCCCCGAAGCCGCTGAACCGATCATGCTTGAGCTGGTCGACGAGGACGGCAGAACCATCGGGACCGCCGAGAAGGTCTCCGCGCACCTCGCCCCCGGCCGGCTGCACCGCGCCTTCTCGGTCTTCCTCTTCGACGCACAGGGGCGGCTGCTGCTCCAGCGCCGGGCCCTGGGCAAGTACCACTCCCCCGGCGTGTGGTCCAACACCTGCTGCGGGCACCCGTACCCTGGCGAACTGCCGTTCGTGGCGGCGGCCCGGCGTACGGCGGAGGAGCTGGGCCTGGCCCCCGAGTTGCTGCGGGAGGCGGGCACGGTGCGCTACAACCACCCGGACCCGCTGTCGGGGCTGGTGGAGCAGGAGTACAACCACCTCTTCGTCGGCACCGTGCGGGCCACGCCGGAGCCGGATCCGGAGGAGGTGGAGGAGTACGCCTATGTGACCCCCGCCGAGCTGGAGAAGCTGATGTCCGAGGTGACGTTCTCGGCGTGGTTCATGACGGTGCTGGACACGGCGCGGCCGGCCGTCCGCGAGGTCATCGGGGCCGGGGCGGGCTGGTAG
- a CDS encoding cation diffusion facilitator family transporter, whose product MGAGHDHGHAHGGPPPTGTAAAAYRGRLRIALGITLSVLVAEIVGTALTGSLALLADAGHMATDAVGVGMALVAIHFANRPSGGRRTYGYARAEILAAVLNCLLLLGVGGYILLEAVQRLAAPTEVPGGTTVVFGLVGVVANLISLSLLMRGQKESLNVRGAFLEVLSDALGSLAVVISALVIMATGWTRADPVASLLIGLMIVPRTLKLLREALDVLLEAAPRDVDMDEVRAHITALPGVTGLHDLHVWTITSGMPVLSAHVVVDREALDSAGHERMLRDLQGCLGQHFAVEHCTFQLEPGGYAEREARLCH is encoded by the coding sequence ATGGGTGCAGGGCACGACCACGGCCACGCGCACGGCGGGCCCCCGCCGACCGGCACCGCGGCGGCGGCCTACCGGGGGCGGCTGCGGATCGCCCTGGGCATCACGCTCTCGGTGCTGGTCGCGGAGATCGTCGGCACGGCGCTGACCGGTTCGCTGGCGCTGCTCGCCGACGCCGGCCACATGGCGACGGACGCGGTGGGCGTCGGGATGGCGCTGGTCGCGATCCACTTCGCCAACCGGCCGAGCGGCGGCCGGCGCACCTACGGCTACGCGCGCGCCGAGATCCTGGCGGCGGTGCTGAACTGCCTGCTGCTGCTCGGCGTCGGCGGCTACATCCTCTTAGAGGCGGTCCAGCGGCTGGCCGCGCCGACGGAGGTGCCGGGCGGGACGACAGTGGTGTTCGGCCTGGTGGGCGTGGTCGCCAACCTGATCTCGCTGTCCCTGCTGATGCGCGGGCAGAAGGAGAGCCTGAACGTGCGCGGGGCGTTCCTGGAGGTCCTCTCGGACGCGCTGGGGTCGCTGGCCGTGGTGATCTCCGCCCTGGTGATCATGGCCACGGGCTGGACCCGGGCCGACCCGGTGGCCTCGCTGCTGATCGGGCTGATGATCGTGCCCCGGACGCTGAAGCTGCTGCGCGAGGCGCTGGACGTGCTGCTGGAGGCCGCGCCCCGGGACGTGGACATGGACGAGGTCCGGGCGCACATCACGGCCCTGCCGGGGGTCACCGGCCTGCACGACCTGCACGTCTGGACGATCACCTCGGGGATGCCGGTGCTGTCGGCGCACGTGGTGGTGGACCGGGAGGCGCTGGACTCGGCCGGGCACGAGCGGATGCTGCGGGACCTCCAGGGGTGCCTGGGGCAGCACTTCGCCGTCGAGCACTGCACCTTCCAGCTGGAACCGGGCGGGTACGCGGAGCGCGAGGCGCGGCTCTGCCACTGA
- a CDS encoding Tex family protein, with translation MIVTATGTSVEGRIAEELGVQERQVKAAVDLLDGGATVPFVARYRKEATGALDDAQLRTLEERLRYLRELEERRTAVLESVRSQGKLDAALEARIREADSKARLEDIYLPFKPKRRTKAQIAREAGLEPLAEGLLSDPGVEPLAAAAAFVDADKGVADPAAALEGARAILTERFAEDADLIGELRERMWTRGRLVAKVRSGKEEAGAKFADYFDFAEPFTELPSHRVLAMLRGEKEEVLDLVLEPEPAGEAAAGPSAYEQAVARRFGVADRGRPGDKWLADTVRWAWRTRILVHLGIDLRLRLRQAAEDEAVRVFAANLRDLLLAAPAGTRATMGLDPGFRTGVKVAVVDATGKVAATETIYPHVPQNKWDASLATLARLAKEHGVELVAIGNGTASRETDRLAADLIGRHPELGLTKVMVSEAGASVYSASAFASQELPGLDVSLRGAVSIARRLQDPLAELVKIDPKSIGVGQYQHDLSEVKLSRSLDAVVEDCVNGVGVDVNTASAPLLSRVSGISSGLADNIVAHRDANGPFRSRKALKDVARLGPKAYEQCAGFLRIRGGDDPLDGSSVHPEAYPVVRAMAKRTGSEVAALIGNTGVLRSLRPEEFVDDSFGLPTVTDILRELEKPGRDPRPAFRTASFKDGVEKIGDLAPGMILEGVVTNVAAFGAFVDVGVHQDGLVHVSAMSRTFVKDPRDVVKPGDIVRVKVLEVDIPRKRISLTLRLDDEASASPRREPRENRRGGTPRPRREASAPAAGGAMADALRRAGLVRPEGRR, from the coding sequence GTGATCGTGACGGCAACCGGTACGTCGGTCGAAGGCAGGATCGCCGAGGAGCTCGGCGTACAGGAGCGGCAGGTGAAGGCGGCCGTCGACTTGCTCGACGGCGGGGCGACCGTGCCGTTCGTCGCCCGCTACCGCAAGGAGGCGACCGGCGCGCTGGACGACGCCCAGCTGCGCACCCTGGAGGAGCGGCTGCGCTACCTGCGGGAGCTGGAGGAGCGGCGGACCGCCGTCCTGGAGTCGGTGCGCTCGCAGGGCAAGCTGGACGCCGCGCTGGAGGCGCGGATCCGCGAGGCCGACTCCAAGGCCCGGCTGGAGGACATCTACCTGCCGTTCAAGCCCAAGCGGCGGACGAAGGCCCAGATCGCGCGCGAGGCGGGGCTCGAACCGCTGGCCGAGGGGCTGTTGTCCGACCCGGGCGTCGAGCCGCTCGCCGCTGCCGCCGCCTTCGTCGACGCGGACAAGGGCGTCGCCGACCCGGCCGCCGCGCTGGAGGGCGCCCGGGCGATCCTCACCGAGCGGTTCGCGGAGGACGCGGACCTGATCGGCGAGCTGCGCGAGCGGATGTGGACGCGGGGCCGGCTGGTCGCCAAGGTGCGGTCGGGGAAGGAGGAGGCGGGCGCCAAGTTCGCCGACTACTTCGACTTCGCCGAGCCGTTCACCGAGCTGCCCTCGCACCGGGTGCTCGCCATGCTGCGCGGCGAGAAGGAAGAGGTGCTCGACCTCGTCCTGGAGCCGGAGCCGGCCGGTGAGGCGGCGGCGGGCCCGAGCGCGTACGAGCAGGCCGTCGCCCGCCGGTTCGGCGTGGCCGACCGGGGGCGGCCGGGCGACAAGTGGCTGGCGGACACGGTCCGCTGGGCCTGGCGCACCCGCATCCTCGTCCACCTCGGCATCGACCTGAGGCTGCGGCTGCGCCAGGCCGCCGAGGACGAGGCGGTCCGCGTCTTCGCCGCCAACCTGCGCGATCTGCTGCTCGCCGCCCCGGCCGGCACCCGCGCCACGATGGGCCTCGACCCGGGCTTCCGTACGGGCGTGAAGGTCGCCGTCGTCGACGCCACCGGCAAGGTCGCGGCCACGGAGACCATCTACCCGCACGTCCCGCAGAACAAGTGGGACGCCTCCCTGGCCACCCTCGCCCGGCTCGCCAAGGAGCACGGGGTGGAGCTCGTCGCCATCGGCAACGGCACGGCCTCCCGGGAGACGGACCGGCTGGCCGCCGACCTGATCGGCCGTCACCCGGAGCTGGGCCTCACCAAGGTGATGGTCTCCGAGGCGGGCGCCTCGGTGTACTCCGCCTCCGCGTTCGCCTCGCAGGAGCTGCCCGGCCTGGACGTGTCGCTGCGCGGCGCCGTGTCCATCGCGCGGCGGCTCCAGGACCCGCTGGCCGAGCTCGTCAAGATCGACCCCAAGTCGATCGGCGTCGGCCAGTACCAGCACGACCTGTCCGAGGTGAAGCTGTCGCGCTCGCTCGACGCGGTCGTCGAGGACTGCGTCAACGGCGTCGGCGTCGACGTCAACACGGCGTCCGCGCCGCTGCTCTCCCGGGTCTCCGGCATCAGCTCCGGCCTGGCCGACAACATCGTCGCCCACCGTGACGCGAACGGTCCGTTCCGCTCCCGCAAGGCGCTCAAGGACGTGGCCCGGCTCGGCCCCAAGGCGTACGAGCAGTGCGCCGGCTTCCTCCGCATCCGCGGGGGCGACGACCCGCTGGACGGGTCCAGCGTGCATCCCGAGGCGTACCCGGTGGTGCGGGCGATGGCGAAGCGGACGGGGAGCGAGGTCGCCGCACTCATCGGTAACACCGGCGTGCTGCGGTCGTTGCGGCCCGAGGAGTTCGTGGACGACTCCTTCGGTCTGCCGACCGTGACCGACATCCTGCGCGAGCTGGAGAAGCCGGGGCGGGATCCGCGGCCCGCCTTCCGTACGGCTTCGTTCAAGGACGGGGTCGAGAAGATCGGGGATCTGGCGCCGGGGATGATCCTGGAGGGCGTCGTCACGAACGTCGCCGCTTTCGGGGCGTTCGTGGACGTCGGGGTTCACCAGGACGGGCTGGTGCATGTGTCCGCGATGTCGAGGACCTTTGTGAAGGATCCGCGGGATGTGGTCAAGCCCGGGGACATCGTGCGGGTGAAGGTGCTGGAAGTCGACATTCCGCGGAAGCGGATCTCGTTGACGCTGCGGCTGGACGACGAGGCGTCGGCTTCACCGCGGCGGGAGCCGCGGGAGAACCGGCGTGGGGGGACGCCCCGGCCGCGGCGTGAGGCTTCCGCGCCTGCGGCTGGCGGAGCGATGGCCGATGCGCTGCGGCGCGCGGGGCTCGTGCGGCCGGAGGGCCGCAGGTAG
- a CDS encoding ATP-binding protein, translated as MEIVGSVPPEPGQAPPPAAPREPAGPAGRPVRQGRWRFTAPALPTSVPRARHGVRDLMRRQKVPLGADLLDGLLLIVSELVTNAVQHAALLSPELTVEVSVGPAEVRVAVEDGHPYRPRPLVPDEERIGGRGLLLVQAVVDEAGGSYDVEHTAGGGKVVWAVLPLTAAPAPPRAAGPTSPPRPR; from the coding sequence ATGGAGATCGTCGGGAGCGTCCCGCCCGAGCCGGGCCAGGCCCCGCCGCCCGCGGCGCCCCGCGAGCCGGCCGGCCCCGCAGGCCGCCCCGTGCGGCAGGGCCGCTGGCGGTTCACCGCCCCCGCGCTCCCCACCTCCGTGCCCCGCGCCCGGCACGGCGTCCGCGACCTGATGCGCCGTCAGAAGGTGCCGCTCGGCGCCGACCTGCTGGACGGCCTGCTGCTGATCGTCTCCGAACTGGTCACCAACGCCGTCCAGCACGCCGCCCTGCTCTCCCCGGAACTCACCGTCGAGGTCTCCGTCGGCCCGGCGGAGGTGCGGGTGGCCGTCGAGGACGGCCACCCCTACCGGCCCCGCCCGCTGGTGCCCGACGAGGAGCGGATCGGCGGCCGGGGGCTGCTGCTGGTGCAGGCCGTGGTGGACGAGGCCGGCGGCAGCTACGACGTCGAGCACACCGCGGGCGGCGGCAAGGTCGTCTGGGCCGTCCTGCCCCTCACCGCCGCGCCCGCCCCTCCCCGCGCCGCCGGCCCTACCAGCCCGCCCCGGCCCCGATGA
- a CDS encoding DUF5941 domain-containing protein, whose protein sequence is MSTAILTGLPPVGSSLEGDLRSLGFDVRVAADAAEVSAALAAAPANARLALVDHRFVGHLHSLRLALTDPRFPAAAVHGALTVQPEARAALRDVVALADGRHRVGAHVGFPAAPASPLDVLPDALAAGLEAHGVAVHRPELGVLVADVPPDAPARAHAQAAVAATDDEAVRLRNAVKSRDGFFTTFCISPYSRYIARWCARRGFTPNQVTTASLLTALIAAGCAATGTRPGFVAAGLLLLFSFVLDCTDGQLARYSLQYSTLGAWLDATFDRAKEYAYYAGLALGAARGGEDVWALALGAMVLQTCRHVVDFAFNEANHDATANTSPTAALSGKLDSVGWTVWARRMIILPIGERWALIAVLTALTTPRVVFVVLLIGCAFAACYTTAGRVLRSVTRKARRTDRAARALYELTDSGPIAETAARVTRVKGAVTVPLLGLVATAALLVPLLVKPFGSPLGVAGAAVYAILAGLAVATPSKDPLKGPLDWLLPPVLRAAEYLAILILAARSDAAGALPAAFGLVAAVAYHHYDTVYRIRGGTGAPPHWLVRMIGGHEGRALAVTVAAVLWQGQGFTIALTALAAGIALAVLIESIRFWVSSGAPAVHDETGEPA, encoded by the coding sequence CTGTCGACCGCCATCCTCACCGGTTTGCCGCCCGTCGGCTCCTCCCTGGAGGGCGACCTGCGGTCCCTGGGCTTCGACGTGCGCGTGGCGGCCGACGCCGCGGAGGTGTCCGCCGCACTGGCGGCCGCCCCGGCGAACGCCCGGCTCGCCCTCGTCGACCACCGCTTCGTCGGGCACCTCCACAGCCTCCGGCTCGCGCTGACCGACCCCCGCTTCCCCGCCGCCGCGGTGCACGGCGCCCTCACGGTGCAGCCCGAGGCGCGGGCCGCGCTGCGGGACGTCGTCGCGCTCGCCGACGGCCGGCACCGGGTGGGCGCCCACGTCGGCTTCCCGGCCGCGCCGGCCTCCCCGCTCGACGTCCTGCCGGACGCCCTGGCCGCCGGCCTGGAGGCGCACGGCGTCGCCGTGCACCGCCCCGAGCTGGGCGTCCTCGTCGCCGACGTCCCCCCGGACGCCCCGGCCCGGGCGCACGCCCAGGCGGCCGTCGCGGCCACCGACGACGAGGCGGTCCGGCTGCGGAACGCGGTGAAGTCCCGTGACGGCTTCTTCACCACCTTCTGCATCAGCCCGTACTCCCGCTACATCGCCCGCTGGTGCGCCCGGCGCGGATTCACCCCTAATCAGGTGACGACCGCTTCGTTGTTGACGGCGCTGATCGCGGCGGGCTGCGCGGCGACCGGCACCCGCCCCGGGTTCGTCGCCGCCGGCCTGCTGCTGCTCTTCTCGTTCGTCCTGGACTGCACCGACGGGCAGCTCGCCCGCTACTCGCTCCAGTACTCCACGCTCGGCGCCTGGCTCGACGCCACCTTCGACCGGGCCAAGGAGTACGCCTACTACGCGGGCCTGGCGCTGGGCGCCGCCCGCGGCGGTGAGGACGTCTGGGCGCTGGCGCTCGGCGCGATGGTCCTCCAGACCTGCCGGCACGTCGTCGACTTCGCGTTCAACGAGGCCAATCACGACGCCACGGCGAACACCAGTCCGACCGCCGCGCTCTCCGGGAAGCTGGACAGCGTCGGCTGGACGGTCTGGGCCCGCCGCATGATCATCCTGCCGATCGGCGAGCGCTGGGCGCTGATAGCCGTCCTCACGGCGCTCACCACCCCGCGCGTCGTCTTCGTCGTGCTCCTGATCGGCTGCGCCTTCGCCGCCTGCTACACCACCGCGGGCCGCGTCCTGCGCTCAGTGACTCGCAAGGCCCGCCGCACCGACCGCGCCGCCCGCGCGCTGTACGAGCTCACCGACTCCGGCCCGATCGCCGAGACCGCCGCCCGCGTCACCCGCGTCAAGGGCGCCGTGACCGTCCCGCTGCTGGGCCTCGTGGCCACCGCGGCGCTGCTGGTCCCGCTGCTGGTCAAGCCCTTCGGCAGCCCTCTGGGCGTCGCCGGCGCCGCGGTCTACGCGATCTTGGCCGGCCTCGCGGTCGCGACTCCTTCCAAGGACCCCCTCAAGGGCCCCCTCGACTGGCTGCTCCCGCCCGTCCTCCGGGCCGCCGAATACCTGGCGATCCTGATCCTGGCCGCCCGCTCGGACGCCGCCGGAGCGCTTCCCGCGGCGTTCGGACTGGTCGCCGCGGTCGCCTACCATCACTACGACACGGTGTACCGCATCCGCGGCGGCACCGGCGCGCCCCCGCACTGGCTGGTCCGGATGATCGGCGGCCACGAGGGACGGGCGCTGGCGGTCACCGTCGCCGCCGTCCTGTGGCAGGGCCAAGGCTTCACGATCGCGCTGACGGCCCTCGCGGCCGGCATCGCCCTCGCGGTGCTCATCGAGAGCATCCGCTTCTGGGTGTCCTCCGGGGCGCCCGCAGTACACGACGAAACAGGAGAACCCGCATGA
- a CDS encoding M1 family metallopeptidase: MGARHTCSRRVLLAALAIPVTAAAVGGGSRRRPAREEHYFPRHGSYGHHTLAYHLELDYDPRGHRLDGRARIEATANGAIDSVELDLAKLTVDEVLLDDRPVPFRHRDGKLRITADRTLEPGRPFTLDVRYGGRPRPVHSPYGPIGWDRTGDEHDGTLVASQPVGAPSWFPCNDRPDDKAAYTFEVTVPAGYDALANGSLVDHREADGSARWTYHHPGPMACYLAALYTGRFHRETWTEEDISGAPVPVHVACPAGAVDRVRHDLARQGRILRLYTDLFGPYPFESYGVTVVDAELSAPVENQTLSVFGRNHMDGRRGWETLVAHETAHQWFGNSVSLADWQHIWLNEGFATYAEWLWSEHLGEDDADTLARRSRTDLTARRQNLRIADPGRRHLFDDRVYVRGACALHALRLAVGDDPFFRVLRTWHETRRGGSADTPGFLTHARRVVARDVEDVLAPWLYEKRVPEFRR; the protein is encoded by the coding sequence ATGGGGGCACGACACACCTGCAGCCGCCGCGTCCTCCTCGCCGCGCTGGCCATCCCGGTGACCGCCGCCGCGGTGGGCGGCGGCTCCCGCCGCCGGCCCGCCCGCGAGGAGCACTACTTCCCCCGGCACGGCTCGTACGGCCACCACACCCTCGCCTACCACCTGGAGCTGGACTACGACCCGCGCGGCCACCGGCTCGACGGCCGCGCACGGATCGAGGCGACGGCCAACGGCGCGATCGACTCCGTCGAACTCGACCTGGCGAAGCTCACGGTCGACGAGGTCCTCCTCGACGACCGCCCGGTCCCCTTCCGGCACCGCGACGGCAAGCTGCGGATCACCGCCGACCGCACGCTGGAACCGGGCCGCCCCTTCACCCTGGACGTCCGCTACGGCGGACGTCCCCGGCCCGTCCACTCGCCGTACGGCCCGATCGGCTGGGACCGCACCGGCGACGAGCACGACGGCACGCTCGTCGCCTCCCAGCCGGTGGGGGCGCCGTCCTGGTTCCCCTGCAACGACCGCCCCGACGACAAGGCCGCCTACACCTTCGAGGTGACCGTCCCGGCCGGCTACGACGCGCTCGCCAACGGCTCCCTGGTCGACCACCGGGAGGCGGACGGCAGCGCCCGCTGGACCTACCACCACCCCGGCCCGATGGCCTGCTACCTCGCCGCCCTCTACACCGGCCGCTTCCACCGCGAGACCTGGACCGAGGAGGACATCTCCGGGGCCCCCGTCCCCGTGCACGTCGCCTGCCCCGCCGGGGCGGTCGACCGCGTCCGCCACGACCTCGCCCGCCAGGGCCGCATCCTCCGGCTCTACACGGACCTCTTCGGCCCCTACCCGTTCGAGTCCTACGGCGTCACCGTCGTCGACGCCGAACTGTCCGCGCCCGTCGAGAACCAGACCCTCTCCGTCTTCGGCCGCAACCACATGGACGGCCGGCGCGGCTGGGAGACGCTGGTCGCCCACGAGACGGCCCACCAGTGGTTCGGCAACAGCGTCAGCCTCGCCGACTGGCAGCACATCTGGCTCAACGAGGGCTTCGCCACCTACGCGGAGTGGCTCTGGTCCGAACACCTGGGCGAGGACGACGCCGACACCCTCGCCCGCCGCTCCCGCACGGACCTCACCGCCCGCCGCCAGAACCTGCGCATCGCGGACCCCGGGCGGCGGCACCTGTTCGACGACCGGGTGTACGTCCGGGGGGCGTGCGCCCTGCACGCCCTCCGCCTGGCCGTCGGCGACGACCCCTTCTTCCGCGTCCTGCGCACCTGGCACGAGACGCGACGGGGCGGCAGCGCGGACACGCCCGGATTCCTCACGCACGCGAGGCGGGTCGTGGCGCGGGATGTGGAGGACGTCTTGGCGCCGTGGCTGTACGAGAAGCGGGTGCCGGAGTTCCGGCGGTAG
- a CDS encoding enoyl-CoA hydratase/isomerase family protein encodes MEPALHLDVAGGTATIRIAHPAKRNAMTPAMWRALPPLLERCAADPDVRVLVLTGEGDTFCAGADIASLTAGGEGDPRDLAVAAEEALAAFPKPTLAAVRGHCVGGGCQLAVACDLRFAAEGALFGVTPARLGVVYAASSTRRLTGLIGPAAARYLLYSAELIDTERALRTGLVDEVWAPDELDARVTGFARLLASRSQLTQAAAKEFTRPEPVPAERVAHWAQLGHASADLAEGVTAFLERREPRFTWSVPVPAAPGRE; translated from the coding sequence ATGGAGCCCGCACTGCACCTGGACGTCGCCGGCGGCACGGCGACGATCCGCATCGCCCACCCCGCCAAGCGGAACGCCATGACACCCGCCATGTGGCGGGCGCTCCCCCCGCTGCTGGAGCGCTGCGCCGCGGACCCGGACGTACGGGTCCTGGTGCTCACCGGCGAGGGCGACACCTTCTGCGCGGGCGCCGACATCGCCTCCCTCACCGCGGGCGGCGAGGGCGACCCGCGCGACCTGGCCGTCGCCGCCGAGGAGGCACTGGCCGCCTTCCCCAAACCGACGCTCGCGGCCGTGCGCGGCCACTGCGTCGGCGGCGGCTGCCAGCTCGCCGTCGCCTGCGACCTCCGGTTCGCCGCCGAGGGCGCCCTCTTCGGCGTCACCCCGGCCCGGCTGGGCGTCGTCTACGCGGCCTCGTCCACCCGCCGGCTCACCGGCCTGATCGGCCCGGCCGCCGCCCGCTACCTGCTGTACTCCGCCGAACTCATCGACACCGAACGGGCGCTGCGCACCGGCCTGGTGGACGAGGTGTGGGCGCCGGACGAACTGGACGCCCGGGTCACCGGGTTCGCCCGGCTGCTCGCCTCGCGCTCCCAGCTCACCCAGGCCGCGGCCAAGGAGTTCACCCGTCCCGAGCCGGTACCGGCGGAGCGCGTCGCCCACTGGGCGCAACTCGGGCACGCGAGCGCCGACCTGGCGGAGGGGGTGACGGCGTTCCTGGAGCGCAGGGAGCCCCGGTTCACCTGGAGCGTGCCGGTTCCGGCGGCGCCGGGCCGGGAGTGA